Genomic DNA from Equus caballus isolate H_3958 breed thoroughbred chromosome 10, TB-T2T, whole genome shotgun sequence:
CAGATGATTCTGAGTAGCTTTGATTTTGCTGTATTGCATGACAATGTCTATCTGTTCTAAATACAGTTCTGTTAAATTCATCAGTCTTCACTGCTAGCTTTTCATTCCTAGCAGACTTTTCAAAGCCACAACTGAAACTTCTAAGTGGGCCACTGCTCTGTGTCACTGAAGCACTATAGTCATTGCTTATATGAAGATCAGGATGAGATTTAGCAGGATGATCTGggatcatcttttcatattcaTATTTTGGCTTATTGGGAGCAGAGCAGGTTTTCTGAAACCATGATGTAGAGGGACTATTTTTGGTACTTTTCCCAACGTCGAATGCCCACACGCTAAGTCCAACACTTTCATTATATGGAGGCTTGTTATCTATTTTGGCTTCTGGTGCCAGAGAAGAAAACATGATACCATCTTTCAAAGACTTCCCTTCATTTAGACACAGCATAGGCATCTCATTGCGCCTCAAAAGGAAATGAGGATTGCAGTTCCTTTCACCTTGACCCCCTTGGGCTACCCGGCTGTTGTGGTCTAAACTCTCCTTCAGACTTTCATGGGCTTGTTCAGAATATGGGCTGGGAAAATTTCGAGATGTGCTTCTTGGAGGAGGAACTGGTGGAGTTTCATTTCTTGGCAGATCAATTGTATCAATTCCACATTTTTTCACAGAATTGCTTTGGAGCACACTGGTACAGTttagtttctttctatttttcgGTTTGTCTTTTTCTAAATTGATTGGAAGAATGCACTGGCCATCACTGATCATGTGGTCTCCATGAGGCATACTAATTACCCTTGGCATTTCCTGGAGAAAAGAGTCTGACTTCATCCTAAATGATtataaaacatggtatatattaGTAATAAATTTATTTAGGAGAGGCTCTTAAAAGAAACCATAGCTTAAGCAATGGATTTCTGCTTTAGGAAAAGGAGTTACAACTTCCTTAAACATCATTTCTCTGTAAATCCCCTAGTCAAAACCTCCAAGTCCCTTACACTGTAGGGCAAAGTCCACCTCAGTGTTGCATTCAAGGCTTTACCTACTCTGACTCAAACTATCTTTCCAAGCTTGTCTCTCATTCTGTCTATTATCTGAAACTTCATCTACAATCAGACTAGACTCTGCAGTCTCTTGGGTGTCTGCTATTGACATTCCCATTTCCATGGGGTTTTTTTCCTGCCATTTCTTTACCTCAACTCTGCCTACTGAATTCCTACTCCTTATGTCATGTGAGTTCAAGTTCTTCTCCCTGAATTTGAAATAACATTCTAAGTAGTATGACAGAAATCTGAATAAAAGTGCAATGAGACATGAATAATACTAAACGCAGGGTTTCATTTGGGGTTGAAAGTAAAGTAAGAATTTTTTGGGTGAGTGGAGTAGAAGGTGTATAGGCAAAGTGAGCTGTAATAAAAACTGTGTGGTTATTCAAGGAACACTGAGTAGTTTGGTGTGGAGGGATTAgaaaggagggtggggaggatgAAGGAATAGAAGAGACAAACACGAGGTTAAATTGGAATGTCTTTGAATTACGTATTAAGGATTCTGAACTTTTTTCTAAAGGTCGTGGAGCAACGAGGAGCATATTATACCAAGTGTGACTTGTAAAAGAAAATTGGCAAGTAAGTCTTTTTCTGAGTtcactcaaaataaaaacctATGGGTcagtccggtggcacagcagttaagtttgcacattccgctttggcggcccggggttcaccggtttggatcccgggtgccgacctatgcaccgcttgtcaagctatgctgtggcaggcgtcccacatataaagtagaggaagatgggcatggatgttagctcagggccagtcttcctcaaaaacaaaataaataaataaaaacctaaaTATAGCAGCAATATGGAttcaaaaatgaaagttaattaatcatattgataaatataaatcatatttatatGTTTTCAACTTATAGAATATTCTGAGAAAGCTTACAATAAATAGATAAGTATGCATTAACAGAGAATAGGAGGAAAAAACTAAATGGACAAGTAGACggtaaaataatgtataaaacatGGTTGGATAAGAAAATCTATTGTTTAAGTCAGTACAAAAATTCTCCCTGAGCTTCCTAAGAGCTAAAGAAAAATAAGGGTACACATTGTTGTAGCTTTCAAAGAGAAAAGCATACTGCCTCACTGGGAGATAGATGTTGATCCTAGAACAATCCACCTTTACTTAACTTGTAGAAAAttccaagttattttttaatttggctaAAGCTTGCTTTGACAATTATATAAGTGTTTCTGAACTGAAGCTTTTTATACCattgtacatatgtgtgtacatactTACAATATGTTGTTCTGAAAATTATGTATGCTTCCATTATATACATAAtgaatgtaaagaaataaataactcttacgtataaaatatttcagtagaaCATCATTATGTAATTAAAACACCACATTGTTAAATCTGACATAGTTTAAAGATGTATTTAACTGGATTAACCCTGCTGTATACTTTTCCACTGGCGAAATACTCAAAATTAAAAGGAACTACATTAGAAGATGCTTGCGAATTTATCATGGAGGTACCTCCTGACTAAACAACAAATGGGTAAAGCATTCCTAATAGCCAAATTgcaaagagaattagaaaatttgCTTGAAGAACTAGTGAACagagaaatacacactgaaaagTTTTATCTTCTACGATGGATTTTAATAACTCATTGTTAATTCTCACTAAGTGTGTGGAAGAGGCAGTTTGGATTcattaattgaaaataatattttttcttaattttccaaaTAATCATAGATATACCGGCCTACCTTCTGTGGTTAGATTGCTTTCGAATTTCCTCTTGAAAGCTGCATAATTCTTCACTAACTTTGGCAAGTTCTTCAAGAGCCTTTACATATAAGCAATAGCATGTTAGcactttgaaatgtaaatatttccttAGCAAGAGTTCTAGGCCAATCACATCTTACTTACTGTGGTGAGGGCGCCAGAAcagctcttgctctcttcctcagAAGTCCTCAGGTCAGGCCAGGCCTCACATTCCTTTTGGTTGTCTGTGGCCAAAGGATCCATGAACAcgacttttgatttttttcttgctgtttgttCCTTACACATTTGATTTCCTTCACTGAGTAAGCTCTGctctgtttcatttcctttttccagaTCATCCCTGTGATTCATCCCTGTAAATTCACGTTGTCCACAATTGGGGTAATTTGAAGACGATTTTACCAGTTGTTCTTGAATGGCTTTCTTATGATCAAGATCAATGATCTTAGCACGTTCACTCATGTTGATTTTCCTCCGAAGATTTACTTCACGGCAAAgctgtaagaaaaacaaagaaaaaactttttctgCCCCCTAATTCACTCTGTCAATATTTTTTATACTAAGCACACTGTTGTGAGGGTCTTTTTGCTATAGTACTATATGCTGCCCCGGGTATTAATGCTTATGCCTCTGAACAGTGCTTCTAAAATTTGGATTAGCTGAAACAGTTTGATGAACCATAAAGGCTATTTTTAGTAGGTCAAAGCATGGATGGTAATTTCTATCTTTCGGAGTAGAAAGaaactcctttaaaaataaaataagcctgTATCTATATATAGATGTCATGATGATACAGAAGCAGTCACAAAATTGAACGACCTGAATCAATTACTGGCCATGCTCTCTAATTGCTTTCAGAGAGAAGCAAGAATTTAACTAATATTACAGTCCTGTTTTTGAAATATATGGTCCTACTCGTATGCCAATTTAACTGTTGAGAATCTCATATGTTAAATCAGTTCACTGTTTTCTAAATACACGTTTTACAATCAAAGGATGTTTCCTTTGGAAGTTACCTTGGTAAGAGCTGGAtattactgtgatttttttaatgccaaGGCTATACCCATTCTAAAAAAGCTCCTCACCCTGACTAAAACAAATGTGACCCCCTAAGTGATATAATAGAACTCTAAAGCTTTGACAATCTATCAATCTATCTTAAAGTAGACTCCAAATTATCTCTTGATGAGGGCTTAGTTTAACCTGCAGGCACTCTTTCAGCTCACCCCTGAAGAGAGGAatgactggttttttttttttttttttttttttttgaggaagattagccctgagctaacatctgccaatcctcctctttttgttgaggaagactggtcctgggctaacatccatgcccatcttcctctactttatatgtgggacgcctaccacagcatggcttttgccaagtggtgccatgtccgcacccaggatccgaaccgcggaaccccgggccactgagaagcggaacgtgtgaacttaaccgctgcgtcacagggccggccccagagggATGACTGGCTTTTTCTTTGAGTTCTGGGAAAGCTTGTCAAATTTCAAAGGAGACTGTCAGAAAACTATTGAAGCACATGACTCTACATTTTAAATCCACAACTTATATCTGCACCACATCTATTATTCAAGGAATATAATACAGATTTATTGCTGCTCAATATTTACTCAAATCTCAGGTGAGAGAAGCACTATATACAGTTGATGCCTGAAGGATGCACAGTACATTTATTTCCTTAGATATTCATAAATCTATCACAGGATCAATCAGAATAGCAGCAGATTGCAGCCATGAATCAATTATGTTGTCCCCTGTAAAATTATTCATACTGAACTGTTGTGGGCATTATGATTTTGCCTGACCTTGAAGGATATTACAAGAAGCAACTCTCAAAAGTACTACATTAAATCTAAGGAtgctggggctggctccgtgaccgagtggttaagtttgtgcgctctgcttcggcggcccagggtttcgctggttctgatcctgggtgcggacatggcactgcttgtcaggccatggtgaggcggcgtcccacatgccacaactagaaggaatcacaactaaaacatacaactaagtactgggaggacttggggagaaaaagcagggaaaaaaaaagattggcaatagttgttagctcaggcgccaatctttgcAAAAACAAAATCTAAGGATGCTGCTGGTGACATTGTCCTCTTTTCGAAAAACCATgggtaagaaaaaaatttctgtagtttaaaaTCAGGGACAAAAGTACTATTCCTGGAAAATAggtttgcttttgtattttgaatattGAGAAATATGCATCTGATAATTTTTGTGCTAGTTACTAGGAAGATAGACTTGCTGCATGCATTTCACATACGATCCTTCCTCTTGTCTTCatctcatctttctcttctaGTTTTGGCATATTTTACCTTATATAGAATTTTATATCCTATTTTAAGTTCTCTTGGGACTTAAGAGAGGTATGAATAAACAAGTAACATAATGTTATTGATGGAAaaccatttattttgtttaagagAATCTGTGTTACCTGGTACCCACCCCTGTCAATGGTTATCTGATCATCTGAACACAGGAGACAAGCAGGAAAGATTACAATGTgactaaaaaagaaattctgaggcATCTATTAACTCTATCCAGGGTTTCTATCTGTATTATTCCAGGTTTCAAATGATCAAAGTATCTACATGTTGGATTTGCAAACGAAATGCAATGATTGTGGATAGAGGCTGAACAGAGAATCATTAGCATCTTAATTATCCAACGCTGGATCCTCTCACTAGATGATATTATCACTTGGAATCACCAGAGTTATGTGTGTGCACTTGGGAATCTACAATTCTCTAATACATGGCTTAATAATGTGTGTCTGATTTAATACACAGAACTTAGTGATAACTGTTAAACAGATATAGTCTATTATGCTTGTGgcatgttataatttttttcgggtgttgatttttttagtttaaaagatTGTCTTCGTTCTCTGTGACATGTGTGGATACTTTCCTGCTGTCTTCCTTAATCTTTTCTACTCCCAGCTTTGCAGCCTATAAGAAGGGATATATAAAAGGTATGTTCTCACAGGCTACAAAGCTGGGagtagaaaagaaatatatattagtATGATAAAGGGAGCACAATGCTAGTATTCAGATGAAGAGCATCATCAATGGGTATTAAGTGTAAGCACATTATCTAAACATATTCCCAGGTATGGAGCTGTATACTTCAGACA
This window encodes:
- the KIAA0408 gene encoding uncharacterized protein KIAA0408 homolog, with amino-acid sequence MDVHKQWENTETNWHKEKMELLDQFDNERKEWESQWKIMQKKIEELCREVNLRRKINMSERAKIIDLDHKKAIQEQLVKSSSNYPNCGQREFTGMNHRDDLEKGNETEQSLLSEGNQMCKEQTARKKSKVVFMDPLATDNQKECEAWPDLRTSEEESKSCSGALTTALEELAKVSEELCSFQEEIRKQSNHRRMKSDSFLQEMPRVISMPHGDHMISDGQCILPINLEKDKPKNRKKLNCTSVLQSNSVKKCGIDTIDLPRNETPPVPPPRSTSRNFPSPYSEQAHESLKESLDHNSRVAQGGQGERNCNPHFLLRRNEMPMLCLNEGKSLKDGIMFSSLAPEAKIDNKPPYNESVGLSVWAFDVGKSTKNSPSTSWFQKTCSAPNKPKYEYEKMIPDHPAKSHPDLHISNDYSASVTQSSGPLRSFSCGFEKSARNEKLAVKTDEFNRTVFRTDRHCHAIQQNQSYSESSEDRKPCDTLITHIGNISEDDNVSDILKTSAHLPVPRENVPDNPTKKSTTGLVRSKQEHISPSSYRNMLHEHDWRPSNLSGRPRSADPKSNYGVVEKLLKTYETSTGSALQNSKCFQDNWTKCNSDVSGGATLSQHLETLQIEQELQRKAAMFGAQQVKQGADWKKITEESMAVTSSHGRGFSRPARPANRRLPSRWASRSPSAPPAFRRTAHSYTVSLRSEASMV